From one Phocaeicola salanitronis DSM 18170 genomic stretch:
- a CDS encoding beta-galactosidase — protein MKITQLAAIACFALLTPLTGSARENDDIQWDKHSLIVNGKRVCPVMGEIHYSRIPADEWRNEIRKMKEGGVTLIANYVFWNHTEEQEGIFDWSGQRDLRRFLNICKEEQMPVVLRIGPFCHGEVRCGGIPDWVFAKGCKTRDTNETFMGYADALYRQIYSQVIGLQWKDGGPVIALQFDNEQRNGDYLMALKKLALSIGFDLPFYTRTGWPELTRPVPFGEMIPLYGDYADGFWDRSTEETAGNYYKAFNFKSFRSSTAIATEQLGEQKETTDKANQEYPYFTCELGGGMMTSYHRRIYTYPEDAYALAIVKLGSGSNLLGYYMYHGGTNPDGKLTYLNENQRTPGTNYNDLPVKTYDFQAPLGEFGQKNPHYYSLRKLHLFMHDYAEVLAPMEASFPCPQDIRKGDDSHLRWAYRSNGQSGFVFVNNYERLQDLSDKKGIQFDVCGTQFPRKPMTIPAGTSCIFPVNIDGIAYATAQIIAKRNGKIYMEQIKGIPTEICVDGKTLRNVKPQGTERPVYRNIYLLDSESAEKLFLTDATEESPAVNVGFSKIKEAGPDRNITIGVQRVAEAPTDADFEDAAVYTIDLSGLSRENRLLQINYRGDVARLYADGKLIADNFYNGRPFLYGLWRLPADCNRLELRILPLQENMPVYFPREANADKPGEEVTHLSIIPL, from the coding sequence ATGAAAATCACTCAACTGGCAGCCATAGCCTGCTTTGCGCTTTTAACGCCGCTGACCGGCAGCGCAAGAGAAAACGATGACATCCAATGGGACAAACACAGCCTGATTGTCAACGGGAAACGTGTGTGCCCCGTCATGGGAGAAATACATTATTCACGCATCCCTGCCGATGAATGGCGGAACGAAATACGGAAAATGAAAGAAGGCGGCGTAACCCTCATCGCCAATTATGTATTCTGGAACCACACAGAAGAGCAGGAAGGCATCTTCGACTGGAGCGGACAACGAGACTTGCGCCGCTTCCTGAACATCTGCAAGGAAGAACAAATGCCCGTGGTATTGCGCATCGGTCCGTTTTGCCACGGCGAAGTGCGTTGCGGAGGCATCCCCGACTGGGTATTTGCCAAAGGTTGCAAGACACGCGACACCAACGAAACCTTCATGGGATATGCCGACGCACTTTACCGGCAAATCTATTCGCAAGTCATCGGTCTGCAATGGAAAGACGGCGGACCGGTTATCGCCCTGCAATTCGACAACGAACAACGCAACGGCGATTACCTGATGGCGCTCAAAAAACTGGCGCTTTCCATTGGCTTCGACCTGCCTTTCTACACCCGCACCGGATGGCCCGAACTGACCCGCCCCGTACCTTTCGGCGAAATGATTCCGCTTTACGGCGACTATGCTGACGGATTTTGGGACCGTTCTACCGAAGAGACCGCCGGGAATTATTACAAGGCATTCAACTTTAAATCGTTCCGCAGTTCTACCGCCATAGCCACCGAGCAATTGGGCGAACAGAAAGAGACCACCGACAAGGCGAATCAGGAATACCCTTATTTCACCTGCGAGCTGGGAGGCGGCATGATGACTTCGTATCACCGCCGCATCTATACCTACCCCGAAGATGCCTACGCACTGGCTATCGTCAAACTGGGAAGCGGAAGCAACCTGCTGGGATATTACATGTATCACGGAGGGACCAATCCCGACGGCAAGCTGACTTACCTGAACGAGAACCAGCGTACGCCCGGCACCAACTACAACGACCTTCCGGTAAAGACGTACGATTTCCAAGCTCCGCTGGGTGAGTTCGGGCAGAAGAACCCGCATTACTACTCGCTCCGGAAACTGCACCTGTTCATGCACGACTATGCCGAAGTGCTGGCACCCATGGAAGCCTCGTTCCCTTGCCCGCAAGACATCCGGAAAGGAGACGACAGTCACCTGCGCTGGGCATACCGCTCGAACGGGCAAAGCGGTTTTGTCTTTGTCAATAACTACGAGCGCCTGCAGGATTTAAGCGACAAGAAAGGGATTCAATTCGACGTATGCGGCACACAGTTTCCACGCAAGCCGATGACGATTCCTGCCGGAACGTCATGCATCTTCCCGGTAAACATAGACGGCATCGCGTATGCCACGGCACAAATCATAGCCAAGAGGAACGGGAAAATCTACATGGAACAAATCAAAGGCATTCCTACAGAAATATGCGTAGACGGCAAGACCTTGCGCAATGTCAAGCCGCAAGGAACAGAACGTCCCGTATACCGTAATATATACCTGCTTGATTCGGAAAGTGCCGAAAAGCTATTCCTTACCGATGCGACTGAAGAAAGCCCTGCCGTAAATGTCGGGTTCTCCAAGATAAAAGAAGCCGGACCGGACCGCAACATCACCATCGGTGTGCAACGGGTAGCAGAAGCACCCACCGATGCCGACTTCGAAGATGCCGCCGTCTATACCATCGACTTGTCCGGACTGTCACGGGAAAACAGATTGCTCCAGATAAATTACCGGGGTGACGTGGCACGGCTGTATGCCGACGGGAAGCTGATTGCCGACAATTTCTACAACGGCCGTCCCTTCCTGTACGGACTATGGAGGCTACCCGCAGACTGCAACCGACTGGAACTGCGCATCCTGCCCCTGCAAGAAAATATGCCGGTTTATTTCCCTCGCGAAGCAAATGCCGATAAACCGGGCGAAGAAGTAACCCACCTTTCAATTATACCATTATGA
- a CDS encoding exo-beta-1,4-galactosidase, which translates to MKKIFLIGLCILLGVTSQAQNTIDLSGEWEFSMDRNDVGEKEKWFASTLDDRINLPGSMPEKLKGDIVTASTQWTGSIYDSSYYYSPYMEKYRKEGNVKYPFFLTPARHYVGAAWYKKEVKIPAGWKGKRIILHLERPHIETTVWVNGKKAGSCNSLSVAHEYDLTGKVQPGKFILAVKVDNRIKADYNVGMDSHSVTDQTQGNWNGIVGDMYLEALPTVYLEDIQVYPDIEHKQARVRITVQGSGQASVKLSAQSFNTTVSHNVPPIQQDIRLKKGENKLEMTLPMGEDMLLWDEFSPALYRLHAELSSPAGTDVREVEFGMRSFEIKGKWFYVNGRKTQLRGTVENCVFPLTGYAPTDEESWEKIFNICKTYGLNHVRFHSYCPPEAAFRAADRTGFYLQPEGPSWPNHGVSLGNGEPIDTYLMEETQAIVKHYGNYASFCMLACGNEPYGNWVAWVSKFVDYWKQTDPRRVYTGASVGNGWQWQPRNQYHVKAGARGLTWNKRRPSTDDDYRFQNHLDTVRQPYVAHEMGQWCAFPNFNEIGKYTGVNKALNFEIFRDLLAENDMADRAYWFMMASGKLQALCYKYELEKMRRTPDYAGFQLLSLNDYSGQGTALVGVLDAFFEEKGYLHADEWRRFCAPTVPLMRTQKFVWNTDETFEADIEISHFGASACDNAQVSYTLRDEYGTLYNKGVFPVKSLDLGLNSIGHVACPLAAIGKPRKLNLEVKIEGTDVVNDWNIWVYPVPETVSEGKVYVTDSLDTKALDILQAGGNVLITAAGKISYGKEIKQDFTPVFWNTSWFKMRPPHTTGILVNPHHPLFQQFPTDYHSDLQWWELLNRAQVMQFTDFPKGFQPLVQSIDTWFISRKAGMLFEANVLNGKLMMTSMDLSTDLDERIVARQMRKAILDYMNSDSFRPQHEVSPQQISDLFQKVAGEVNMYTRQSPDELKPTIK; encoded by the coding sequence ATGAAAAAGATTTTTTTAATAGGATTATGCATACTTCTCGGCGTAACAAGCCAAGCACAAAACACGATTGACCTGTCCGGCGAATGGGAATTTTCCATGGACCGGAACGATGTAGGAGAAAAAGAGAAATGGTTTGCCTCAACACTGGACGACCGCATCAACCTGCCAGGCTCCATGCCCGAAAAACTGAAAGGCGATATTGTCACTGCTTCTACCCAATGGACTGGAAGCATCTACGACAGCTCTTATTATTACAGCCCTTATATGGAAAAATACCGGAAAGAGGGCAACGTGAAATATCCTTTCTTCCTTACACCCGCAAGACACTATGTAGGTGCGGCATGGTATAAGAAAGAAGTAAAAATTCCTGCCGGATGGAAAGGGAAGCGGATTATCCTGCACTTGGAACGTCCGCACATCGAAACCACCGTATGGGTAAACGGGAAAAAGGCAGGAAGCTGCAACAGCCTGAGCGTGGCACACGAATACGACCTTACCGGTAAAGTACAACCCGGCAAGTTCATCCTTGCCGTAAAGGTGGACAACCGGATAAAAGCCGACTATAATGTAGGGATGGACTCGCATAGCGTGACCGACCAGACACAAGGCAACTGGAACGGCATCGTAGGAGACATGTATCTGGAAGCCCTCCCCACCGTTTACTTGGAAGACATCCAGGTATATCCCGACATCGAACACAAGCAAGCACGCGTACGGATAACGGTTCAGGGAAGCGGGCAGGCATCCGTCAAGCTATCCGCCCAAAGTTTCAACACTACAGTTTCGCACAACGTTCCACCCATTCAACAGGATATCCGGCTGAAGAAAGGAGAGAACAAATTAGAAATGACCTTGCCCATGGGTGAGGACATGCTGCTATGGGACGAGTTTTCTCCAGCCTTATATCGTTTGCATGCCGAACTATCTTCACCGGCAGGCACCGATGTCCGCGAAGTGGAGTTCGGCATGCGCAGCTTCGAAATCAAAGGGAAATGGTTTTACGTCAACGGAAGAAAGACCCAGCTGCGAGGCACGGTAGAAAACTGTGTATTTCCCCTGACCGGCTATGCTCCCACCGATGAGGAAAGCTGGGAGAAAATCTTCAATATCTGCAAAACATACGGGTTGAACCATGTACGTTTCCATTCATACTGCCCGCCCGAAGCGGCTTTCCGTGCAGCCGACCGTACAGGTTTCTACTTGCAACCCGAAGGTCCCAGCTGGCCCAACCATGGAGTCAGCCTCGGCAACGGAGAACCTATCGATACCTATCTGATGGAAGAAACCCAAGCCATCGTGAAGCACTACGGCAACTATGCTTCCTTCTGCATGCTGGCATGTGGCAACGAACCTTACGGGAACTGGGTGGCATGGGTCAGCAAATTTGTAGACTACTGGAAACAGACCGATCCCAGAAGGGTATATACCGGCGCATCAGTAGGAAACGGCTGGCAATGGCAACCCCGAAACCAATATCACGTAAAAGCAGGAGCACGCGGACTGACCTGGAACAAACGCCGTCCCTCTACCGATGATGATTACCGTTTTCAAAACCACCTGGACACGGTGCGCCAGCCCTACGTAGCTCACGAAATGGGACAATGGTGCGCCTTCCCTAATTTCAACGAAATCGGGAAATACACCGGTGTGAATAAAGCACTCAACTTCGAGATATTCCGCGACCTGTTGGCTGAAAACGACATGGCAGACCGCGCTTATTGGTTTATGATGGCAAGCGGAAAACTTCAAGCATTGTGCTACAAATACGAACTGGAGAAAATGCGGCGTACTCCCGACTATGCAGGGTTCCAGCTGCTTTCGCTCAACGACTATTCGGGACAAGGGACAGCCTTGGTAGGTGTGCTCGATGCTTTCTTCGAAGAGAAAGGCTATCTTCATGCCGATGAGTGGCGCCGTTTCTGCGCTCCTACCGTACCGTTGATGCGGACACAGAAATTCGTATGGAACACCGATGAGACTTTTGAAGCCGATATCGAAATTTCCCACTTCGGCGCTTCGGCATGCGATAATGCCCAAGTGAGCTACACGCTCCGCGACGAATACGGCACGCTATATAATAAAGGTGTATTCCCTGTAAAATCCCTTGACTTGGGGCTGAACTCCATCGGACACGTCGCTTGTCCCCTTGCGGCTATCGGCAAACCCCGCAAATTGAATCTGGAAGTAAAGATAGAGGGAACCGATGTCGTCAACGACTGGAATATCTGGGTTTATCCTGTTCCGGAAACCGTTTCGGAAGGTAAGGTCTATGTAACCGATAGCCTCGACACAAAAGCCCTCGACATCCTGCAGGCCGGAGGAAACGTACTGATTACCGCTGCCGGGAAAATCAGCTACGGCAAAGAAATCAAGCAAGACTTTACCCCTGTATTCTGGAATACATCGTGGTTCAAGATGCGTCCGCCCCATACCACGGGCATTTTGGTCAATCCGCACCACCCGCTCTTCCAGCAATTCCCCACCGATTATCATAGCGACCTGCAATGGTGGGAATTATTGAATAGGGCACAGGTGATGCAGTTCACCGATTTTCCCAAAGGCTTCCAACCCCTTGTGCAAAGCATCGACACATGGTTCATAAGCCGGAAAGCCGGTATGCTGTTCGAAGCAAATGTGCTGAATGGAAAACTGATGATGACCAGCATGGACTTGTCGACCGATCTTGACGAACGCATCGTTGCCCGTCAGATGCGCAAAGCCATACTCGACTACATGAACTCCGACAGCTTCCGCCCTCAACATGAAGTAAGTCCCCAGCAAATCAGCGACCTCTTCCAAAAGGTTGCCGGCGAAGTGAACATGTACACCCGCCAGTCGCCCGATGAACTAAAACCGACCATTAAGTAA
- a CDS encoding L-threonylcarbamoyladenylate synthase yields the protein MIQKLYDKHNDPDVLQHIVDILNDGGIIIYPTDTMYAMGCHALKERPIEKICRLKNLNPKKNNLSIICYDLSNISEYAQVGNATFKLMKRNLPGPFTFILKADSRLPKIFRNRKEVGIRVPGNPIIREICRLLDAPILTTTLPLHEGEDIEYVTDPELIDEKFGDEVDLVIDGGIGGVEPSTVINCCEDMPEIVRQGKGILIE from the coding sequence ATGATACAGAAACTGTACGACAAGCACAATGACCCCGATGTGTTGCAGCATATTGTGGATATCTTGAATGACGGAGGAATTATCATTTATCCTACCGACACGATGTACGCGATGGGATGCCATGCCTTGAAAGAACGCCCCATCGAAAAGATTTGCCGCCTGAAGAACCTGAATCCGAAGAAGAACAACCTTTCTATCATTTGTTACGACTTGAGCAACATCAGCGAATATGCGCAAGTGGGCAATGCCACCTTCAAGCTGATGAAGCGCAACCTGCCCGGTCCGTTTACGTTTATCCTGAAGGCAGACAGCCGTTTGCCTAAAATCTTCCGCAACCGGAAAGAAGTGGGAATCCGTGTGCCCGGCAATCCGATTATCCGCGAGATATGCCGTTTGCTGGATGCGCCGATATTGACCACTACCTTGCCTTTGCATGAGGGGGAAGACATCGAATATGTTACGGATCCGGAGCTGATAGACGAGAAATTCGGCGATGAAGTGGACCTTGTGATAGACGGAGGTATCGGAGGCGTTGAACCTTCTACCGTCATCAATTGTTGTGAAGATATGCCGGAGATTGTCCGGCAAGGAAAAGGAATATTAATTGAATGA
- a CDS encoding DUF5107 domain-containing protein, translated as MVKAWKEDVVIPTYEVGKPEKNPIFLEKRVYQGSSGVVYPYPVIESIADEKTDKTYHAVYLENEYIKVMVLPELGGRIQMAYDKIKKRHFIYYNHVIKPALVGLAGPWISGGIEFNWPQHHRPSTYMPVDCTIEENADGSVTVWVSEMERMFHQKGMAGFTLRPGCAYLEIKGVLYNRTDVPQTFLWWANPAVAVNDHYQSVFPPDINAVFDHGKRAVSSFPIATGTYYKMDYSAGVDISNYKNIKVPTSYMGVNSRFDFEGGYENDTRAGMLHVASHHVSPGKKQWTWGNGDFGRAWDRNLTDEDGPYIELMAGVYTENQPDFTWLQPYEEKSFTQYFLPYRELGIVKNATKDLLMNIDPEGEGKVRFKVFATSRQEVRVTLKGEDGKVYYDQEVTLTPEQLLDETVNTEGERFDRLCLSITTKGREVLYWHTEPDEVKPIPDAAEAALLPEEIKTTEQLYLTGLHLEQYRHATYNPVDYYEEALRRDPLDIRNNNALGLWYIRKGRFAKAEQYLRTAVKVWQKRNPNPYDGEPIYNLGLALKYQGRIGEAYDRFYKATWNSAWQDAGYFACAQISVMQGRWEDALYETDRSLIRNWHNHKARALKAAILRHMGHKDEALRLISESLDIDKFNFGCRFEKYLLTGAEEDLNTFKSLMRRDANNYDEIALDYCSAGCWEEAASVWQTAIGEQAVTPMTYYYLGWCLKQGGLDGAEKAFADAAAYCPDYCFPNRLEAILALQCAISQNPNDAKAPYYLGNLYYDKRQYDLALNYWEASAKLDGTFPTVWRNLALAYFNKRNDETLAVECMERAFQLDTTDARILMELDQLYKRMQRPHAERLAFLQQYPELVNSRDDLLLEEITLLNQTGQYQEAKTLLDGHIFHPWEGGEGKVPAQYQTARVELAKQALASKQYEEAIRLLEECLVYPHHLGEGKLYGAQENDFYYFLGCAYEGLGNTEKAKACWEQATIGPTEPAAALYYNDAKPDKIFYQGLALLKLGRKDEANGRFYKLTNYGEKHLFDKVKMDYFAVSLPDLLIWEDSLDLRNEIHCKYMLALGYYGLGNKAKSQRYLQEVKNLDINHQGIQAFESLCAQV; from the coding sequence ATGGTAAAAGCTTGGAAAGAAGATGTGGTTATCCCTACCTACGAAGTGGGGAAACCCGAAAAGAACCCGATATTTTTGGAGAAACGTGTCTATCAGGGAAGCAGCGGCGTGGTTTATCCCTACCCTGTCATCGAATCCATCGCCGACGAGAAGACCGACAAGACCTATCATGCGGTTTATCTGGAGAACGAGTACATCAAGGTCATGGTGCTCCCCGAACTGGGCGGACGCATACAGATGGCATACGATAAAATCAAGAAACGACACTTTATCTATTACAACCATGTCATCAAGCCCGCTCTGGTAGGGCTTGCCGGACCGTGGATTTCGGGCGGCATCGAATTCAACTGGCCGCAACACCACCGCCCCAGCACGTATATGCCGGTAGATTGCACCATCGAAGAGAATGCCGACGGAAGCGTAACGGTATGGGTAAGCGAAATGGAACGGATGTTCCACCAAAAAGGCATGGCAGGCTTCACCTTGCGCCCGGGATGCGCTTACCTCGAAATCAAAGGCGTGCTTTATAACCGCACCGATGTGCCCCAGACCTTCCTGTGGTGGGCAAACCCTGCCGTAGCGGTGAACGACCATTACCAAAGCGTGTTCCCGCCCGACATTAATGCGGTGTTCGACCACGGGAAACGTGCCGTATCGAGTTTCCCTATCGCCACGGGCACATATTACAAGATGGACTATTCGGCAGGAGTTGACATCTCGAACTACAAGAACATCAAGGTGCCTACCTCGTACATGGGAGTCAACTCGCGCTTCGACTTCGAAGGCGGTTATGAGAACGATACCCGCGCCGGCATGCTTCACGTGGCAAGCCACCATGTATCTCCGGGCAAGAAGCAATGGACGTGGGGTAACGGAGACTTCGGACGTGCCTGGGACCGCAACCTGACCGATGAGGACGGACCTTACATCGAACTGATGGCAGGAGTCTACACCGAAAACCAGCCCGACTTTACGTGGCTCCAGCCGTATGAAGAGAAAAGCTTCACCCAATACTTCCTCCCCTACCGCGAACTGGGCATCGTGAAAAACGCCACCAAAGACTTGCTGATGAACATCGACCCAGAAGGCGAAGGCAAGGTGCGCTTCAAGGTATTCGCCACTTCGCGTCAGGAAGTGCGCGTGACCTTGAAAGGGGAAGACGGGAAAGTCTATTACGACCAAGAGGTGACCCTCACTCCCGAACAGCTCTTGGATGAAACGGTAAACACGGAAGGCGAACGCTTCGACCGCCTGTGCCTGAGCATTACCACCAAAGGACGTGAAGTGTTGTACTGGCACACCGAACCGGATGAAGTGAAACCCATCCCCGATGCAGCCGAAGCCGCTTTGCTCCCCGAAGAAATCAAGACTACCGAACAGCTCTACCTGACCGGGCTGCACCTGGAACAATACCGCCACGCCACCTACAATCCGGTGGACTATTACGAGGAAGCCTTGCGTCGCGACCCGCTGGACATACGCAACAACAATGCCCTGGGCTTGTGGTACATCCGCAAAGGACGCTTCGCCAAAGCGGAACAATACCTCCGCACCGCCGTGAAAGTATGGCAGAAGCGCAACCCCAACCCGTACGACGGAGAGCCTATCTACAACCTGGGATTGGCACTGAAGTATCAGGGACGCATCGGTGAAGCCTACGACCGTTTCTACAAAGCCACATGGAACAGTGCCTGGCAGGATGCGGGCTACTTTGCCTGCGCACAAATTTCGGTCATGCAAGGACGATGGGAAGACGCGCTATACGAAACAGACCGCTCACTGATACGTAACTGGCACAACCACAAGGCACGTGCACTGAAAGCCGCAATCCTGCGCCACATGGGACACAAGGATGAAGCACTGCGCCTTATCAGCGAATCGCTTGACATCGACAAGTTCAACTTCGGGTGCCGTTTTGAGAAATACTTGCTGACTGGAGCGGAAGAAGACTTGAATACCTTCAAGAGCCTGATGCGCCGAGATGCCAACAACTACGATGAAATCGCACTTGACTATTGCTCCGCCGGATGTTGGGAAGAAGCCGCATCGGTATGGCAGACAGCTATCGGCGAACAAGCCGTAACCCCGATGACCTATTATTACTTGGGCTGGTGCCTGAAGCAAGGCGGGCTGGACGGAGCCGAAAAGGCTTTTGCCGATGCTGCCGCCTATTGTCCGGACTATTGTTTCCCCAACCGTCTGGAAGCCATCCTTGCCTTGCAATGCGCTATCAGCCAGAACCCGAACGATGCGAAAGCCCCCTACTATCTGGGCAACCTGTATTACGACAAGCGTCAGTACGATTTGGCATTGAACTACTGGGAAGCATCCGCTAAATTAGACGGCACCTTCCCTACGGTATGGCGTAACCTCGCCTTGGCTTACTTCAACAAGCGGAACGATGAAACGCTTGCCGTGGAATGCATGGAACGTGCCTTCCAGCTTGATACGACCGATGCACGCATTCTGATGGAACTCGACCAGCTCTACAAACGGATGCAACGCCCGCACGCCGAACGGCTGGCATTCCTGCAACAATACCCAGAATTGGTAAATAGCCGAGATGACCTGTTGCTGGAGGAAATCACATTATTGAATCAAACCGGACAATACCAAGAAGCCAAGACCTTGCTCGACGGGCACATTTTCCACCCATGGGAAGGAGGCGAAGGCAAAGTGCCGGCACAATACCAGACCGCCCGTGTGGAACTGGCAAAACAAGCCTTGGCGTCGAAGCAATACGAAGAAGCCATCCGCCTGCTGGAAGAATGCCTGGTCTATCCGCATCACTTAGGCGAAGGAAAACTGTACGGCGCACAAGAAAACGATTTCTATTACTTCCTGGGATGCGCTTACGAAGGATTGGGAAATACAGAAAAGGCAAAAGCCTGCTGGGAACAAGCCACCATAGGACCGACCGAACCCGCCGCCGCACTCTACTACAACGATGCCAAACCCGACAAGATTTTCTACCAAGGACTGGCACTCCTGAAGCTGGGCAGGAAAGACGAGGCAAACGGACGCTTCTACAAACTGACCAACTATGGCGAAAAACATCTGTTCGACAAGGTAAAAATGGATTATTTCGCCGTATCTTTACCCGACCTGCTGATATGGGAAGACAGTCTGGACTTACGCAACGAAATCCATTGCAAGTACATGCTTGCCTTAGGCTATTACGGGCTGGGTAACAAAGCCAAGTCACAACGCTACCTGCAGGAGGTGAAAAACCTGGATATCAATCACCAAGGCATACAGGCTTTCGAAAGCCTATGCGCCCAAGTTTAA
- a CDS encoding sugar porter family MFS transporter → MESYNKRFTYFICFVSAMGGLLFGYDWVVIGGAKIFYEQYFGIVGNPAMQGLAMSIALAGCLIGALTAGMLADRLGRKSLLLVSAFIFATTAYGTGAFDTFTPFLVIRFLGGIAIGIASGLSPMYIAEVAPASVRGKLVSLNQLTIVVGILGAQIVNWLLVSDDTVWNIERAWRWMFWAAAFPACAFLLLALFIPESPRWLAMKGRTEKAFATLTQIGGKEYAAGEMRAFEQAEAEKQSQGGLKLLFSKPYRLVLTIGIIIAVFQQWCGTNVIFNYAQEIFQSAGYDVDNTFINIVVTGIANLIFTFVAIYTVDRLGRRALMLIGAGGLAGIYAILGLCYYMEMSGVLMVALVVFAIACYAMSLGPVTWVLLSEIFPNRVRAVAVATGTFALWVASCTLTYTFPFLNAGLGTSGTFWIYACICLAGFLFFLKKLPETKGKSLEELERELLK, encoded by the coding sequence ATGGAAAGCTATAACAAACGTTTTACCTATTTCATCTGTTTCGTCTCGGCTATGGGCGGACTGCTCTTCGGATACGACTGGGTGGTCATCGGCGGAGCGAAAATCTTTTACGAACAATACTTCGGAATCGTGGGCAATCCGGCCATGCAGGGACTTGCCATGAGCATCGCATTGGCAGGATGCCTCATCGGAGCATTGACCGCAGGCATGCTGGCAGACCGATTGGGACGCAAATCACTCTTGCTGGTATCGGCTTTTATCTTCGCCACTACGGCTTACGGCACAGGAGCATTCGATACGTTCACCCCGTTTCTGGTTATCCGCTTCTTGGGAGGCATCGCTATCGGCATCGCTTCGGGACTGTCTCCGATGTATATCGCCGAGGTGGCGCCCGCTTCGGTCAGAGGCAAACTGGTGTCGCTCAACCAGCTTACCATCGTGGTCGGCATCCTTGGCGCACAGATAGTCAACTGGCTGTTGGTGAGCGACGATACGGTTTGGAACATCGAACGGGCTTGGCGCTGGATGTTCTGGGCGGCGGCATTCCCGGCTTGCGCCTTCCTGTTATTGGCATTGTTTATCCCCGAAAGTCCACGCTGGCTTGCCATGAAGGGACGAACTGAAAAAGCATTCGCCACCCTGACTCAAATAGGCGGAAAAGAATATGCGGCAGGCGAGATGCGTGCCTTCGAGCAGGCGGAAGCCGAAAAGCAAAGCCAAGGGGGGCTGAAGCTGCTCTTCAGCAAGCCCTACCGCTTGGTCCTGACCATAGGCATCATCATAGCCGTGTTCCAGCAATGGTGCGGAACGAACGTGATATTCAACTATGCGCAAGAGATATTCCAATCGGCAGGCTACGATGTAGACAATACATTCATCAACATCGTAGTGACGGGCATCGCCAACCTGATATTCACTTTCGTGGCTATCTATACCGTCGACCGTCTGGGACGCCGCGCCCTGATGCTGATAGGTGCAGGAGGCTTGGCGGGCATCTATGCCATTCTCGGTCTCTGCTACTACATGGAAATGAGCGGCGTGCTGATGGTTGCCCTTGTGGTGTTTGCCATAGCCTGCTATGCCATGTCGCTGGGACCCGTCACGTGGGTATTGCTCTCCGAGATATTCCCCAACCGGGTACGTGCCGTAGCGGTAGCAACAGGAACGTTTGCCCTGTGGGTGGCAAGCTGTACGCTGACCTATACCTTCCCCTTCCTCAATGCCGGCCTCGGCACGAGCGGCACCTTTTGGATTTATGCCTGCATCTGTCTGGCAGGTTTCCTCTTCTTCCTGAAGAAATTGCCCGAAACGAAAGGCAAGTCGCTGGAAGAACTGGAACGGGAGTTGCTGAAATGA
- a CDS encoding mechanosensitive ion channel family protein, with protein MFLSSLLNALLAAEAETKLINVEQVLDKLLNWSIEAGKDILAALIIFIVGRFVIKQLNRLFRKILERRKLEVSVQTFLESLVSLLLNLVLAFAVISKLGVETTSLAALLASAGVAVGMALSGNLSNFAGGLIILVFKPFKVGDYIDGPDDESGTVKEIQIFHTVLTTLDNRLIYVPNGLLSSNAITNYSRQETRRAEWVFGVEYGEDFDKVKAVLQRILDNDPRILKDPAPLIALGALSASSVDIKVRAWAKTSDYWDVYFDMNKTVYETFNKEGIGFPFPQLTVHQAKD; from the coding sequence ATGTTTTTATCATCATTACTTAACGCGCTTTTGGCGGCAGAAGCGGAAACAAAATTAATCAATGTGGAGCAAGTGCTCGACAAGTTGTTAAATTGGAGCATCGAAGCGGGGAAGGATATCTTGGCGGCTTTGATAATTTTTATCGTAGGGCGGTTTGTCATCAAGCAACTGAACCGTTTGTTCCGCAAGATATTGGAACGGCGCAAGCTGGAAGTGAGCGTGCAGACTTTCCTTGAGAGCCTGGTCAGCCTGCTGCTGAACTTGGTGCTTGCTTTTGCGGTTATCAGCAAGTTGGGGGTAGAAACCACCAGCCTTGCGGCTTTGCTGGCTTCGGCAGGCGTGGCTGTCGGTATGGCATTGTCGGGCAATCTTTCGAATTTTGCAGGCGGGCTGATTATCTTGGTGTTCAAGCCCTTCAAGGTAGGCGATTACATCGACGGGCCGGATGACGAGAGCGGTACGGTAAAGGAAATCCAAATCTTTCATACCGTATTGACTACGCTGGATAACCGCTTGATTTATGTTCCCAACGGTTTGTTGAGCAGCAATGCCATCACGAATTACAGCCGTCAGGAGACGCGTCGTGCCGAATGGGTGTTTGGCGTGGAATACGGGGAAGATTTCGATAAGGTGAAAGCCGTGCTCCAGCGTATCCTTGATAACGACCCGCGTATTTTGAAAGACCCTGCCCCGTTGATTGCTTTGGGTGCTTTGTCGGCGAGCAGCGTAGATATAAAGGTACGTGCATGGGCAAAGACTTCCGACTATTGGGATGTTTATTTCGATATGAACAAGACGGTTTACGAAACCTTCAACAAGGAAGGCATCGGCTTCCCGTTCCCGCAACTTACGGTACATCAGGCGAAGGACTAA